Within the Fischerella sp. PCC 9605 genome, the region CTGGAACTACTGAGAGACTACGCTACCAAAAGAGGTAAAGATGGTTGGTTATCTCTGTGTAGTTCCATTCGGGAAATGGGAGAAATCCTTCTTGATGGTACTGCCCAACTCCAACAAAAAGCCACACATATCCAATCCCGCCGCGCTACCTATTTCCGGGATTGGCAAGAAGTCCTAGTAGCAGCCAGTGATGGCACTTTTGCTCGTGATATTCGCCTCACCCAATCTGTAGGATTTAGCCTCCTGTGTGCTGACGGCGCTCATCGTGCTTCCATCGGTGAACGTGCCGGCAACACCAGCGATCCCAACTTCTTGAAAACCTGGGATTATCAAGAATCAGCCGAGCATATCTCCGAAACCGCAGGTAAAATGCTTTACGCTGATTACGTAGAATCAGGTACTTATCCCATCATCATGGCTAATCACTTTGGTGGGGTGATCTTCCATGAAGCTTGCGGACATCTATTAGAAACAACGCAAATTGAACGCAAAACCTCTCCCTTTGCCGATAAAAAAGGCGAAAAAATTGCCCACGAAAGCCTAACAGCTTGGGATGAAGGGCGTACCGAACAAGCCTTTGGCACAATTGACATGGACGATGAAGGTATGCCAGCCCAAAGAACGCTATTGATTGAAAAAGGCGTTCTCAAAAACTTCTTGGCAGATAGATCTGGTTCTTGGCGTACCGGACACCCCAGAACCGGTAGCGGACGCCGTCAGAATTTTACCTTTGCTGCTGCTAGCCGGATGCGTAATACTTACATTGCTCCTGGAGAATACACAACAGAAGATTTATTTGCCTCTGTTGACAAAGGCATTTACTGTAAAAAAATGGGTGGTGGTAGCGTTGGCGCTACAGGTCAATTTAACTTTGGTGTAGACGAAGCTTACCTAATTGAAAATGGCAAAATTACCAAGCCACTCAAGGGAGCTATCTTGATTGGTGAAGCTAAGGAAATTATGAATAAAATTTCCATGTGTTCCCAAGATTTGTCTTTAGCCCCAGGTTTTTGTGGCTCGATTAGTGGCAGTATTTACACCACAGTAGGACAGCCTCACATCAAGGTTGATTCGATTACCGTTGGTGGACGCTAAGAATTTTTGGTGTCTTGGTGTCTTGGTGGTTAATAAAATACCAGATAAACCACAAAGACACAAAGACACAAAGAAGAAAATAGAGTTTCTGCGCTGCAAAATTTCAATTGCAAAGTTGAGTATGGCAAATATTAACGAGATTGCAACTTATGCCAAGGAAAGTGCACAAAAGCTTGGCATCACAAAATTCGACATCTATGGCTCTACAGTAGACCAAACTAGCGTACAAGTAGATCAAGGTGAGCCTAAGCAAGTGAAAGCTTCAAATCTTTCTGGTGTCACCGTGCGCGTTTGGAATGAAGAAAAGACAATGGGTGTCACTAGTACAACAGATGTAGACCCCAAAGGATTGGAATTAGCTTTAAAAACAGCCTATGAAGCTAGTTTTTTTGGTGTAAAAGAGAATGTTCCAGATTTTAGTCCCGAAGCTACTGTTCCTATCCCCAATAAATCTTCTGAGAAATCTCCTCAAGCACAAGTTTCTCAGCTCATAGAAAGCTTGCTAGCGGCTGAAAAAGAAGTCTTGGCAGCCCATCCGGCTATTCAGGGAGTGCCTTATAATAATCTGGCACAAAGAGATGTTGACAGATTCTATCTCAATAGCGATGGTGCGATGAGAACTGAGTCTCGTTCTGTGGCATCGATTTATCTTTACAGCAAAACAGAGGAAAACGGAAAAAAACCACGTAGTGCTGGTGCTTTTAGAATTAGCCGCAGTTTTGATTCGCTAGATGTCAACGGTTGTATTCAAGAAACAACAGAGAAAACTATCAGCCATTTGAACTATGAAAAAGTCAAGTCTGGTAAATATACTGTTGTTTTTTCACCGGATGCTTTCTTAAGTCTTTTGGGTGCTTTTTCTAATTTGTTTAATGCTCAGAATATTTTAGATAAACAAAGCCTGTCTACTCCTGATGATTTAGGAAAACAAATTGCTTCTCCTCTGCTTTGCGTGTGTGATGATGAATTGCATCCTGCTAATGTTGCTGCCGAAACTTTCGATGGTGAGGGAACTCCGACACGCCGAATTTCGTTGATTGAAAGTGGTGTTTTAAAAGGCTTTCTCCACAGTGCAGGCACTGCCAAAAGAATGAATGCCCAACCCACTGGTAATGCTAATATTGGTGCAAAAGTTACTGTTAGTCCCAACTTTTATCACGTCTCTGCTAGCGCACCAGCTGAACAAGAGTTGAGCTTGGAAACTGCCGAAAATGTGATTTTCATTGATGATTTACAAGCTCTCCATGCAGGAGTAAAGTCTTTGCAAGGTTCGTTTTCTCTGCCGTTTGATGGTTGGATTGTCAACAAAGGCGTCAAGACAAGTATTGAATCAGCAACTGTAGCTGGTGATTTTCTACAACTGTTGAAGTCAATTATTTTTGTAGAGAAAGAGGAAGAGTTGACTCCCGCAGGAGTTTGTCCAAGTGTCTGGGTTGATGGACTATCGATTACAGGGGAATAAAAGTTAGAAATTATGAATGAGCAAACTTTTGAGAATTTATAATTTCTAATTTATAGAAGGAAGGGTTTTTCTTCCTTCTTCAATTTTATGTAAAAGAGTAGCAATTTAAAATGCACCAGGGGCGCAGAGTCTCGGTGCAAAATTTTCATGTGCAGATTGAGCAGTAATTGCAACTATATATTTGTAAGTTAAGGTAGTTGTAGTTTTGATTGTACAGCACTTAAACTTATGAAAAAAATAATTATACCTGATGCTCTTAGAAGTCGTGTATTGCCACCCACAATCGGCTTAGGGTTAACTTCACTATTGTTATTTACCTTCTTTTTAGTTGATATATTTCGAGCTAGAGTTATAGATATTGATTACACAATGAAAATATTGAAAGAAAAACATCAAAAAGAAAACAAGAATTTTGGGATTTCTAAAGTAGTTTTTCAAAAAGGTTTTAATGATAAAGGGCCTGATTTGAGATGCATAACTTGGTCTTCAAAGCTTTTATATAGTGGCTGGAACAACGATAAAAAAGACCGTGATTTTTTTATTGACTACTATGTACCTTCTGGCAAAAAAGCTATTATTTGTGCAACACCTGCATTAGCCGCTTCGCTATCTGCACATCCTAAGAAAAGATTTTTATATGAAGTATCAAAGACTGAGTTAGATGATGGATTATATGTTCGAGTTGTTGTCGGAGTTTCAGAGGTAAGAGAGACTTGTAAATTAGTGACAGGCAGTGTAGATTGTGCGAACTCAATATTAGGACGACAAGCAATAGTGAAATATGAACCATAGGAAAGAGTGGGGAGATGGGGAGATGGGGAGATGGGGGGAGTAGGGAAATAAATACTAACCACTAACCACCAACCACTAATTACTAACTACTAACTACTCTCTTGATTATGTCGCTTTGGTAAGGAAACTATGACTTTGGTTCCTAGTCCAATTTGACTTTCTAAAGCGATACTACCTCTATGTAACTCTACGCAAGCTTTCGCGATCGCCAACCCTAAACCTGTTCCAGAGATTGTGTCAACGTTACTTCCACGACTGAAGGGTTGAAACAAGTTTTCTTGGTCTTCTATTGGTATACCTATTCCCCAATCTTGAACGTAAAATATAATCTGCGATTCTTTCCCAATCAGGTGAAACTCTACCTTGCCTCCATTCGGAGAGTATTTAATCGCATTCGACATTAAGTTAGTAAAAATTAGTCGCAAAAGTCCCCGATCGCCCCAAAAACCCTTGTAATTACCAGTACAGTTAAAAATTAATTCATGGCGATCGCTTGCTATTTCTTGCTGTTCTTCTATCAAAGCAGAGAAAAAAGGCAGCAAATCGAGCAGAATTGGCTTAAATTTGGCTTTATCTAATTCAAATTGATTCACGACTAGCATATCATCCATCAATTTGGACATATGTCGTGCTTTCTGCTCAATGATTTGCAGAAACTTCTGTTTTTTACACTCCTCTAGTAGTTCACCATGTTGCTTGAGGGTGGACGCAGCAGCGAGGATAGAAGCTAACGGCGTTCGATACTCGTGGGAAATAGTAGCGACGATTTGCGATTTAAATGTGTTGAGTTGCTTTTCTTTTTGTAGCGCCGCTTGAGTCTGTGCTAGCAATTCCGCTTGTTGAATGGCGATCGCTAGTTGCACTGACACTTCATGAAGTATTTCTAGTTCATCAGATTGCCACTCTCGCTTTAGAGAAAATTCATCAGCAATCAAAAAACCCCAAGGCTTTGATGTTGATTCTCCATTGTTACTTAAAGTTATGGGAACTATGAGATTTGTTTCACTGTAAAATGCCTCTAGCGAATTGAAGCAGCGATCGCTTAACTCAGCTTCATATACCTTGGCTGTTACTGGCGGAAAAATCAGAGAATTGCTTTTCTGCTTGTGCCAAGTACTTGTTTGTAACCACCCAGAATGAGATAAAAAACCACCAGTTATTAACTGATCTGGTCGTGCAATTCCGGAGTTGGTATTATATGTTGTCTCTAAGCACTCACCGGAGCAAGCAACAGTCTTAACACCAATTTCTGGAAACAATTGACATACCATGACGCGATCGCACTTGAGAAGTTGCTGCACTTCCACCACAGCCGTATGCAAAATTTGCTCCAAATCGAGAGACTGACGAATTCGCAGCAGCATAGCGGCAATCAGGCGTTGTCGTTCTTGAGTTTTGTTTAGCTGTGTTTGCAGCCAAGATTGCTTGATCGCGTTGCGAACTGCCAATTGCAATACATCCGGTTTCACATGTTGCTTAACCAAATAATCCTGAACACCCCTTTTCATTGCTTGCACGGCAACCTCTTCATCGCCGCGTCCTGTCAGCATAATCACGGGTATGGATATCTCTAATTTTTGCCGCCTCAACCGATCGAGAAAGTCTAGTCCGCTCATATCAGGCAAGCAAAAATCTAGCAGAATGACATCGCAGCGTGTTTCTTGGCACAAGCTAAGCGCATCCCCTGCCGAGTCTGCCTCCAAAATTTGGTAAGACTGGTGAGGATCTTTTTGAAGAAATCTACGATAGATTTTCCGATCTGCTGCACAGTCATCAATGATGAGTAGCGTCGAGGCATACGGCATAGGAATATGAGGCAGAGGTACAAAACTCTTTACTCAACATTGCCATATATTGCGAAATTATAAAAAAAAACTAAAAGAAATGTAAAATAAATCTAAACATTAGTTGTTTGTTGTTGGTTGTTTGTTGTTTGTTGGTTGTTCCTGCAACCACCAACCACCAACCACCAACCACCAACCACTAACCACCAACCACTAACCACCAACCACTAACCACCAACTAAACAGGTGGTATATTAACCTCCAGCCAATAGTCTACAAATGCTTGAACAGTCTTTTGAAGCTCTTGAGCATCCATAGGCTTGATCAGATAGCCATTTGCACCCTTTTGGTAACACAATTCAATATCCTTGGGGTTAGATGATGTGGTGAAAACAATGACGGGAATCTCCTTGAAACTCTTGTCTTGCTTTAACTGTTCTAGAATTTCACGACCATCAATACCTGGCAAATTCAGGTCGAGCAAAATTACAGAAGGTCGTGGCGCTACATCTATGTTTTTATAATTCCCTTCTTGATAAAGGTAGTCTAAAACTTCATCCCCATTAGTACAGCGATAGATAGGATTTTTGACAGCCATACGCCGCATTAGGCGTTGCAGTATCCTAAAATCCTCATTGCTGTCCTCAACAACCAGCAGTGGATCGTTAAGTTTTGTTGTCATCAGCGGTCTTCGGTCTTAAAAATTTTGCATTAAAATGAAATTTTTTTTAATATATCTTAACTTATTCCAGAGTTAAGTAAAACGTCGATCCTTCACCTACGGTAGACTCAACCCAAATTCGACCGCCGTGACGCTCAATAATCTTCTTGGCAATAGCTAGTCCCGCACCTGTTCCACCACCGTATTTTTCCTGAGAGTGAAGCCGCTTAAAGAGTTTGAAGATGGTTTGGTAGTGATGGGGTGGAATACCGATGCCGTTATCCTGTACGTAGAAAATAGGTGGGGATTGGGAACAAGAGGAGGGGGAGAGAGGAGGAGGGGAGCCACTGCGTTGCGGAGGTTCCCTCCGTTGTAGCATGTGGCGTGGAGAGGGGGGGAGATTACCCGTGTCCTCTTTGTCCAGATAGCCAATCTCAACCCATTGTTCTGCCTTGTCGTTGTATTTAAAGGCATTAGCGATCAAATTACTGAAGACTTCGCTAACAAGAACTGGGTCACACTGAATTGTTGGTAAAGGTCTGTTAATGCGAATATCGAGGTTAGCTTGCTGACGGCTAGCGTGAAAGACATTTATAACTTGATTGAGTAATTCGTTTAAATCTGTCGCTTGTAGGTGCAGTTCCGCTTGTCCTAGCTGCGATAGCCGCAACAGACCATTAATCAAAGTTTCCATCCGCACCGACAAAGACACTATCGTCTGCAAGAACTCTATGCCATCCTCATCTAGCACGGGTGCATAGTCTTCTAACAGAATTGTCGAGTAATTATAGATGCCCCGCAAAGGTTCTTTGAGGTCGTGGGAAGCAGCATAAGCAAATGAAGCGAGTTCGTGGTTGCTGCGTTCTAACTCCAGGTTAATCTTGGCTAACTCTTCTGCCTTTTTCAACACAATACCCACGATCGCATTTCTAAGACTGAGGGCGCTGTCAAGTTCGCACTGCTTCCAGGGTTCGGAAGTTAATTGCACGATTTCTTGCCACTGTGCAAAGGATTTTCTCGGACAAAGGGTGATACTGCCATCTGAGTGAACCTGAATCGATTCATCGGGATTACCTGCCCAGTTCACGGTGCGGATGACTTCAGGGCGAAACCACAGAATGTAATAGTGCCGCAGTTTAGAAATCCGTAGTAGCAGCAAACCACTAGCTGTATCTTTGCATGAGCGAGCCTCTGGATAAAGCTTTGGTAGAGAATCGGTATAAAATATATTGTCTTTTACTTGGGTATCTGCCCAGTCAATCAGCGATCGCACATTTTCAATATCTGGTGTTGCCCCAACTAGCGTAATTTCCCGATCCAAACACACTGCGGCTCCAGTTGCACCCACAACACCCAGCAAGCGGGGTTCAGGCTGAACTAATGCATCCCTGAAATTATCTGCTTGAGAAATGGATTCCACAACACCAGAACGCAGAGACTCCAATCTGGCTTTATAGTCCACTTCTTCCTGAATGACTTTATTTGCTAACTCAGATGACACGATCTGTCCCAACAATTCACAGCCAGCCCGGACTTCGTAAGGGACAAACTTGGGAGTTTGATGGTGACAAGAAATCAATCCCCACAGCTTTTGATCTTGGATGAGCGAAATGACCATAATAGCCGCCACACCCATGTTTTGATGAAATTCCACACAACAGGGATGAACGCTTCGCAGCACTGACAGACTTAAATCAACTGGAGTAACATCTGTTGTAGGCATCAACTCCACAGGCTGGGCATTTAAATCAGGTATAAATCGCAGCAAACCGCGCCGATATAACTCCCTCGCCTGCTCGGGAATGTCTGTCGCTGGATAGTGGAGTCCTAAATAAGGTGAGAACTCTTCTTGCTTGGCTTCAGCAATCACCATCCCTGCTCCCTGGTGGTCGAATTGGTAGACCATAACTCTGTCATAGCCTGTGATTCTTCGGACTTCTACTGCTGCTAATTGTAAAAATTCTATCAGGTTGGTTGTGCGTTTTAATTTTGCGATCGCCCCTTTCACCAAGGTATGCAGATTCAAGAAATTTACCTTGGCTTGTGAGTGAGTTGATTCTAGCTCCAGAATCACAGCATCTGTTGTCCGATGCACAAAACCGTCAAAGTATTGTTCACCTGCACTTGTGCAGATTGACAACTTCAGGTAATTAACAACCTCAGAGTCTTGTTGCAAGCACTGGGCGATCGCTTCTAGCTGTGATGCATCAAGCAAATAACTAAGCGGTTGACCAAGCAGTTCCTCTGGCAGTTTACCCAAATAATCTTGGCTATTGTTGCTAACTTTTAGTATCTCTAACTGAGTACTAAGCGCCAATAGTAAACCATGAGGCTGAATCAAGCCAGGATTAAGAATTAGTTCGTCGTGGCTAGTCGAGAGCAACTCCAAACAACGGGATTTACAACAGAACTTTACTTTAATTACACTTTGGGGTTTTGTTTGCATTACCCCAAATTGTGCTAACTCTTTATAATTTTAATATTTTTTAAAAAAATTGCATAGATGTAAATCTAAATTAAAGAGAAAAAACTCTTGATACGTCATCCTAAAGAGTGAAAATTTTCGAGGGTATTGGGGATTGGGCAAAAATAAGTCAAAAATTAAAAGCTAAAAGTAAAAAGAAAGAATTTTTTCTTTTACCTTTTTACTTTTTACTTTTTACTTTTCCAGTTTCTTTGCCCCTTGCCCCAGTCCCCAGTCCCCTGTTTATGCCTTTTGAGGGATGCAATTTTGTTAAGGAAATAAATTATTCTCTCTAAAGGGAGGTATAAGGTTAACGTAACAAAATTTCATGACATTATATATAGCCATAGCTTAGGTAAGCTCATGCGAAAACTCCTGTTGGAGTTGGAACTGATTCAGGAGACATTTGCCACCGAGTGGAAGGTAAACCTTACCAACGATTGATCAATAGGAAAACGGGCAAGCAATTTCTTCTCCTTTAACAATGGCAAGAATTAGTAGCATGCTGCACCAGCAAAAAAATAAAGCTCAACACCTTCTCATCAACAACTTCCCAATAAGGAGCGCTTGAGATGATCCAGCAACAAGCGAATTCTCTGGAGGGCGTATTTGCTGGCGGTGGACAGATGGGTGCTTTAATGCGTCGCTTTGACTGGGCAAACACTTACCTTAGTTCTGTAGAAAATTGGCCTCAAAGCTTGCGTACAGCCGTCAGTATTCTACTTAACTCCTGCTCTCCCAGCGTGATTTATTGGGGAACCGAGTTCATCAAATTCTACAACGATGCTTATATTCCTATCCTTGCAGAAAAGCATCCTCATGCGCTCGGACAAACAATTACCCAAGTCTGGCCAGAACTTTGGCTTGCCATCAGGTCTAAGCTTGAGAGAGTCATAGATACTGGTGAACCCGCTATCTCGGAAGACATGCAACTATTTATAAACCGCAGCGGATATCTGGAAGAAGTCTACATGACTTTTTCCTACAGTCCTATCCGTAATGAAAGCGGTAATGTGGGAGGTATATTTGTTAACTGTACCAATAGAACTCAAACTGTCATAGGTCAACGGCGTTTGAAAACCATACGGGACTTAGCAGCAAGAAGTAGTGATGCTGCAACAGTGAGGGATGCCTGCCGTTTAGTAATGGAAAGTTTGGCTAGCAATCCTACTGATATACCTTTCGCTCTATTGTATTTAATAGAGCCTGGAAACAAAGCACAATTGGTAGAACAAGTAGGCTGTATAACAGTAAATACAACTAAGATAAAAGTAATAGATTTATCAAGTGATATGATTTGGCATTTTGCCAAAGTAATCGAAACAGGACAGCCTGTGGTAATAGATAACCTACCCAATCGTTGCGATTGTTTGCGAACAGGAAGTTGGGCAGAGCCAACACAGACAGCTTTAGTGTTGCCCATAGCACAACCTGGTAAAAAGCAGCCAGTGGGAATTTTGGTAGTTGGGGTCAATAATAGACGTGCCTTAGATGAAGATTACCGGGCTTTTTTTGAATTGGTTGCCACAGAAATCAAAAATGCGATCGCCAATGCTCGTGTCTGTGAAGAAGAACGCAAACGCACCGAAACCTTGGCAGAACTGGACAGCGCCAATTTGAAACTAGCGCAACTTTGCCAAGAAACCACAGAGTACGAGCGACGGTTACGGGTGGTCAGTGAAGCGGCACGCGATCGGCTTCACACTATCCTAGAAAGCATTACCGACGGCTTTATAGCATTAGACAAAGACTGGCAGATTGTGTATGTTAATCAAAAAGTTGCCAGAAATAACGGGCAAACAGCCGCCGAGATCGTTGGCAAGAATTTCTGGGAGCAGTGGCCTTGGTCAGTGGGAACGCAAGTAGAACAAGAATATCACCGTGCCGTAACTGAGCAAGTTGCAGTCCATTTTGAAATTCTCTATGAACCCCTCAATGTCTGGTTAGAAATTCATGCTTATCCCTCTGAAGATGGACTGAACATTTTTTTCCGCGATATCACTCAGCGCAAACAGCTGGAACAAGACCTGCAAGCTTCGGAAACTAGGTTAAATGATATCCTCAACTCTGCTGGAGCCTCAATTGGTAGTTATCGCTTTTACCCCGATCGTCACCGAGAAATTGACTATCAATCTGCGGGTTATGAAACAGTCTTTGGCTATACACCCGCAGAACTCACCCCAGAAATCTGGGTGTCACGAATTCCTCCTGAAGATTTAGAGGCTGTCTGTTCACAGGCATTTGCAGCAATCTTCGCAGGGAAAACCGTTACAATTGAGTACCGCTTCTCTCACAAAGATGGTTCCCTGCGTTGGGTGGCAGAAACCATCACTTCTCGTTGGAATGAAGCAGAAGGTTATTGGATTGTAACTATCGTTGGATTTGACATCACGGCTCGCAAACAGGCAGAAGAGGCTCTGCGGCAGAGTGAAACTCATTTAGCAATGGCTCAAAGAGTTGCTCAAGTTGGTAGTTGGGAGTTTGATTTAAACAGCCAGAAAATTAGCTGGTCAGAGACTACGTTTCAGCATTGGGGATTTGATCCGACCCAAGGCGAACCGAGTTATGGTGAACTGCTTGAGAGGGTTACTCCAGAAGATCGAGAGATTCTGTCCCAAGCTGTTGAACTAGCGATCGCGCAGAAAGTTCCTTACACCTTTGATCTACGGATTGTGCGACCAGATGGTTCAATTCGATATTTGGATTCTCGCGGAGAACCTGTTGTCAATGAGCGGGGACAAGTCATGAAGCTAATTGGAACATCACTGGATGTAACCGATCGCAGACACACAGAGGAAGCACTTCGAGAAAGCGAACAGTTTTTACGCAGTATCTATGAAGGAATTGAAGCAGCAGTTTTTATCGTTGATGTGCTAGAGGATGGAGGATTTCGCTATGTCGGAATTAACCCTGCCCACGAACGGATATCTGGACTGGAATCTTCAGCATTAAGCGGCAAAACCCCGGAGCAAGTACTTATTCCGGAAATGGCACAGGCTGTAACTCAACGGTATCGTCAATGTATTGAAGCCGGAAAGCGCATTAGTTATGAAGAGTGCCTTGTACTCGAAGGCAAAAAAACCTGGTGGATCACAAACCTAACCCCATTACGAGACAGCAACTCACGCATCTATCGCCTGATTGGTACTTGCTTTAACATCAACGATCGCAAACAAGCAGAATTAGAATTGCAGCAGGCAAAAGAAGCAGCAGAAACAGCAAGCCGAATCAAAGATGAATTTTTGGCAGTTCTCTCTCATGAACTCCGTTCTCCCCTGAACCCAATTCTGGCCTGGGCACAGCTTTTGCGATCGCGAAAGTTCGATCAAGCAACAACAGATCGCGCCCTAGAAACAATTGAGCGCAACGCCAAGTTACAGACTCAACTCATCGAAGACTTACTGGATGTGTCTCGGATCATTCAAGGCAAGCTGAGTTTGCATTTTAAACCAGTGAATTTAGTTGCCGTGATTGAGAACGCGCTGGAGGAGATTCGTTTAGCAGCACAAGCCAAAGCCATCCAAATTCAAACTTTTTTAGATTCTGCTCCCAACCAAGTTGAGGGAGACTCAAACCGTTTGCAACAAGTGGTTTGGAATTTGCTCTCGAACGCAGTAAAATTCACTCCTGAAGGAGGACAGGTCACGGTCAAACTAGAGTACTGTGACTGTTATGCTCAAATTCAGGTAAGCGATACAGGCAAAGGTATCAGTCCCGAGTTTCTTCCTCATGTTTTTAAACGCTTTAGCCAAGAAAGTAGCTCTACAAGCAGGGAGTTTGGTGGACTAGGGCTAGGATTAGCCATTGTTCACTATTTGACAAAGCTACACAGAGGTTGCGTACAAGCAGAAAGTCAGGGAGAGCAACTAGGGGCAACATTTACAATCAGATTGCCGTTGATCGTGAGTAAATAACGTGTCCGTTTGAATACTTATACTGTCGCCTAGGTTGGTAATGGGTAATGGGTAAATACTAGCAGAAGTGCTGGTGTTGGAGAGGTTGCTAAAGAAATTGCGCCGCTATAACATACGAGCATTTGTAGATTTATGTTATTGTTAGTTCCAAGGATTATATTCGGTTGTGTGCAGTTTGTTTTTCTCTATTTACAAGCCTCTCTCCGAATCTAACTCTCTACACCATTTGATTCTGGAGATATTTTATGTCAATTTATGTCGGCAATCTGTCCTATGAGGTTGAGCAAGAAAACCTCAAACAAGTCTTTTCAGAATATGGAACTGTTAAGAGCGTTCAACTGCCTACAGACCGGGAAACTGGCCGTGTGCGAGGTTTTGCCTTTGTAGAAATGGGAACAGATGCCGAAGAAGCAGCGGCAATTGAGGCTCTTGATGGCGCTGAGTGGATGGGTCGTAACCTGAAGGTTAATAAGGCTAAGCCGCGTGAAGACAGAGGTTCATCCGGTGGTAGACGCGGAGGAAACAATGGTGGAGGATACTTTCGACGCTACTAAGGTTTGAGACAAGCAATTTAACTCTAAGGTCTCTCGGGCAGACAAGGAGTCTGCCCTTTTTTTTTCGCGCTCTGGTCTACTGGATGGCTTACAAACTACCCAGTACCAATTAAATAGGAGATAGAATGACCCAAATAGTTGTGGGCGAAAATGAAGGAATCGAGTCAGCCTTGCGTCGATTTAAGCGACAAGTTTCCAAGGCTGGGATTTTTCCAGATATAAAGAAACATCGTCATTTTGAAACGCCAGGGCAAAAACGCAAGCGCAAAGAAGTTGCCAAGCACAAGCAGCGTAAGAAACGTTTCCGCAATTGAGGACAAGTGTCAGTCAATGAAGCCACGCAATTATTTTCTTAATATCTGTAGCAACCGTGACTCCAGAAGCCAAACACACTGTTAGCGAACTAAGGCTTAAGTTCTACTCTCTCTTCGCTGCTGCTATGAATGTGCCGATGAGAGTAACTGGTGCATCCTATAGCAGTAATTCCCCGATCGTATTTTGGGTGGACGATCGGCAACGACTGAACTATATGAATGTTTACGCTTACACAGCACCTGATGAATTTATCCCATTACGCCCGTTCATTCTTCGTCTGGCTATTAACAAGAGTGCTTTTCGAGACATGATAGTAAAAAAGGGGCTAAAATATCGAGGTCTTAATCGAGCATGGAACTTCGAGTTAACTTTATTGCCAAGGGAAATCTTAGACTTTCTCCCTTGGATAGTTAGCTTAGTTGAGGCTTATGACAAAGGTTCACCCTCGTTGCTGGTGTCACCACCCCATCCATTTGAATTTCAAATGCCAGCAGTCGGGTTACTTAATCAAGCATGGACTGAGAAAGCTTGGGAACTTGCGAACTTAACAATGTTCTGTTAGGGGTAACACCTCTGATTTTCAGTTCTACCCCTATTAGTTCTAATGCTTCAAGCTGCTATAACACCTAATGCTAGAGAAGCTCTTAGGGAATTTCAAAACGGATTGCAGACTCATTTACCTCAGGTGAAAGAGTCTTCTCAGTAAACAATTGCTTATGCGTTCGCCTGTCTTTACTGCAAAGGGTCGAGCAGAAATGCATGACTTTCACGTTACGCATTTCTGCTCA harbors:
- a CDS encoding ATP-binding protein; this encodes MELLSTSHDELILNPGLIQPHGLLLALSTQLEILKVSNNSQDYLGKLPEELLGQPLSYLLDASQLEAIAQCLQQDSEVVNYLKLSICTSAGEQYFDGFVHRTTDAVILELESTHSQAKVNFLNLHTLVKGAIAKLKRTTNLIEFLQLAAVEVRRITGYDRVMVYQFDHQGAGMVIAEAKQEEFSPYLGLHYPATDIPEQARELYRRGLLRFIPDLNAQPVELMPTTDVTPVDLSLSVLRSVHPCCVEFHQNMGVAAIMVISLIQDQKLWGLISCHHQTPKFVPYEVRAGCELLGQIVSSELANKVIQEEVDYKARLESLRSGVVESISQADNFRDALVQPEPRLLGVVGATGAAVCLDREITLVGATPDIENVRSLIDWADTQVKDNIFYTDSLPKLYPEARSCKDTASGLLLLRISKLRHYYILWFRPEVIRTVNWAGNPDESIQVHSDGSITLCPRKSFAQWQEIVQLTSEPWKQCELDSALSLRNAIVGIVLKKAEELAKINLELERSNHELASFAYAASHDLKEPLRGIYNYSTILLEDYAPVLDEDGIEFLQTIVSLSVRMETLINGLLRLSQLGQAELHLQATDLNELLNQVINVFHASRQQANLDIRINRPLPTIQCDPVLVSEVFSNLIANAFKYNDKAEQWVEIGYLDKEDTGNLPPSPRHMLQRREPPQRSGSPPPLSPSSCSQSPPIFYVQDNGIGIPPHHYQTIFKLFKRLHSQEKYGGGTGAGLAIAKKIIERHGGRIWVESTVGEGSTFYLTLE
- a CDS encoding PAS domain S-box protein gives rise to the protein MIQQQANSLEGVFAGGGQMGALMRRFDWANTYLSSVENWPQSLRTAVSILLNSCSPSVIYWGTEFIKFYNDAYIPILAEKHPHALGQTITQVWPELWLAIRSKLERVIDTGEPAISEDMQLFINRSGYLEEVYMTFSYSPIRNESGNVGGIFVNCTNRTQTVIGQRRLKTIRDLAARSSDAATVRDACRLVMESLASNPTDIPFALLYLIEPGNKAQLVEQVGCITVNTTKIKVIDLSSDMIWHFAKVIETGQPVVIDNLPNRCDCLRTGSWAEPTQTALVLPIAQPGKKQPVGILVVGVNNRRALDEDYRAFFELVATEIKNAIANARVCEEERKRTETLAELDSANLKLAQLCQETTEYERRLRVVSEAARDRLHTILESITDGFIALDKDWQIVYVNQKVARNNGQTAAEIVGKNFWEQWPWSVGTQVEQEYHRAVTEQVAVHFEILYEPLNVWLEIHAYPSEDGLNIFFRDITQRKQLEQDLQASETRLNDILNSAGASIGSYRFYPDRHREIDYQSAGYETVFGYTPAELTPEIWVSRIPPEDLEAVCSQAFAAIFAGKTVTIEYRFSHKDGSLRWVAETITSRWNEAEGYWIVTIVGFDITARKQAEEALRQSETHLAMAQRVAQVGSWEFDLNSQKISWSETTFQHWGFDPTQGEPSYGELLERVTPEDREILSQAVELAIAQKVPYTFDLRIVRPDGSIRYLDSRGEPVVNERGQVMKLIGTSLDVTDRRHTEEALRESEQFLRSIYEGIEAAVFIVDVLEDGGFRYVGINPAHERISGLESSALSGKTPEQVLIPEMAQAVTQRYRQCIEAGKRISYEECLVLEGKKTWWITNLTPLRDSNSRIYRLIGTCFNINDRKQAELELQQAKEAAETASRIKDEFLAVLSHELRSPLNPILAWAQLLRSRKFDQATTDRALETIERNAKLQTQLIEDLLDVSRIIQGKLSLHFKPVNLVAVIENALEEIRLAAQAKAIQIQTFLDSAPNQVEGDSNRLQQVVWNLLSNAVKFTPEGGQVTVKLEYCDCYAQIQVSDTGKGISPEFLPHVFKRFSQESSSTSREFGGLGLGLAIVHYLTKLHRGCVQAESQGEQLGATFTIRLPLIVSK
- a CDS encoding RNA recognition motif domain-containing protein; this translates as MSIYVGNLSYEVEQENLKQVFSEYGTVKSVQLPTDRETGRVRGFAFVEMGTDAEEAAAIEALDGAEWMGRNLKVNKAKPREDRGSSGGRRGGNNGGGYFRRY
- the rpsU gene encoding 30S ribosomal protein S21 translates to MTQIVVGENEGIESALRRFKRQVSKAGIFPDIKKHRHFETPGQKRKRKEVAKHKQRKKRFRN